Proteins from a single region of Haloplanus sp. GDY1:
- a CDS encoding DMT family transporter, translated as MNPYVLLAAAILSEVLGTTALKLSQGFSRPIPSLGVLVGYAAAFYCLSLALEELPVGVVYGTWAAVGIVAIAAIGVVAFDEQVDAAGAVGIALVVAGVYCLNVVSDMSAH; from the coding sequence ATGAACCCCTACGTGTTGCTCGCCGCTGCGATCCTCTCCGAGGTTCTCGGAACGACCGCCCTGAAGCTCTCCCAGGGATTCTCGCGCCCGATCCCGAGTCTGGGCGTTCTCGTCGGGTACGCGGCTGCCTTCTACTGTCTCTCGCTGGCGCTAGAGGAGCTCCCGGTCGGCGTCGTCTACGGAACGTGGGCCGCGGTCGGCATCGTCGCCATCGCGGCCATCGGCGTCGTGGCGTTCGACGAGCAGGTCGACGCCGCGGGGGCCGTCGGTATCGCCCTCGTCGTCGCCGGCGTCTACTGTCTCAACGTCGTCTCCGACATGTCCGCCCACTGA